A window of the Campylobacter massiliensis genome harbors these coding sequences:
- a CDS encoding peroxiredoxin: protein MLVTKKAPDFTAAAVLGSNQIVNDFNLYKNIGEKGAVVFFYPMDFTFVCPSEIIAFDKRYDEFKARGIEVIGVSTDNQFSHFAWKETPVNKGGIGQVRFPLVADMTKSIARGFDVLLEDAGVALRGSFLLDKDGTVRHAVINDLPLGRNIDEMIRMVDTMLFTNEHGEVCPAGWNKGDKGMKADTAGVADYLSHNADKL, encoded by the coding sequence ATGTTAGTAACAAAAAAAGCACCTGATTTTACAGCTGCAGCAGTTTTAGGAAGCAATCAGATCGTAAATGATTTCAACCTATATAAAAATATCGGCGAGAAGGGCGCAGTAGTATTTTTCTACCCTATGGACTTTACATTTGTTTGCCCTAGCGAGATCATCGCGTTTGATAAAAGATACGATGAGTTTAAAGCTCGCGGTATCGAAGTTATCGGCGTTTCGACAGATAACCAATTCTCTCACTTTGCGTGGAAAGAAACTCCGGTAAACAAGGGCGGTATCGGCCAAGTTCGCTTCCCGCTAGTAGCTGATATGACGAAGTCTATCGCTCGCGGTTTTGACGTACTTTTAGAAGACGCTGGCGTCGCTCTTCGCGGTAGCTTCTTACTTGATAAAGACGGCACCGTTCGCCATGCGGTTATCAACGACCTTCCGCTTGGCAGAAACATCGACGAGATGATAAGAATGGTAGATACCATGCTATTTACGAACGAGCACGGAGAGGTTTGCCCTGCCGGCTGGAACAAAGGCGATAAAGGCATGAAAGCTGATACCGCAGGCGTCGCAGACTACCTATCTCACAACGCAGACAAACTATAA
- a CDS encoding DUF362 domain-containing protein: MAVKITDICISCGSCIDECPTSAIVDDADNPTGEDAYYVYADKCVECVGFNDEPACASACPTDGCIVWDAPYAGQPSRTEITADMRTGATAVIS; the protein is encoded by the coding sequence ATGGCAGTAAAAATAACAGACATTTGCATAAGTTGTGGCTCATGCATCGACGAGTGTCCGACGAGCGCTATCGTAGACGACGCGGATAACCCGACTGGCGAGGACGCATACTACGTCTATGCCGATAAATGCGTCGAGTGCGTAGGATTTAACGACGAGCCTGCATGCGCCTCAGCCTGCCCAACCGACGGCTGCATCGTTTGGGACGCTCCTTATGCAGGACAGCCGTCTCGCACCGAGATAACCGCCGATATGAGGACTGGCGCCACGGCCGTCATCTCGTAA
- the ndk gene encoding nucleoside-diphosphate kinase gives MQQTLSIIKPDAVKKGVIGKIVDRFESNGLRIAAMKKVKLSTCDAKAFYAVHKDRPFFNDLVDFMVSGPVVVMVLEGDDAVAKNRDLMGATNPKEAKPGTIRADFAESIDANAVHGSDSLENAKNEIAFFFATREIC, from the coding sequence ATGCAGCAAACGCTTTCTATTATTAAGCCTGATGCCGTAAAAAAGGGCGTTATCGGAAAAATCGTGGATAGATTCGAAAGCAACGGACTAAGAATCGCCGCTATGAAAAAAGTCAAACTAAGCACATGCGACGCAAAAGCTTTCTATGCAGTTCACAAAGACAGACCTTTCTTTAACGATTTGGTTGATTTTATGGTGAGCGGACCGGTCGTAGTTATGGTGCTTGAAGGCGACGATGCAGTAGCTAAAAACCGCGATCTAATGGGTGCGACAAACCCAAAAGAAGCAAAGCCCGGCACAATTAGAGCCGACTTTGCCGAGAGTATCGACGCAAATGCCGTTCATGGCAGCGACAGCCTAGAAAATGCCAAAAACGAGATTGCGTTTTTCTTTGCGACAAGAGAAATTTGCTAA
- a CDS encoding YceD family protein has translation MKISFAKITNNQMPFELNSDGVNFNGELKKINQNLVSCKGKIVGEIAYNCDRCGEDINLKLDEDVNLILSDGIYKDKEENLDDVVEFFDGFINLEEVLTSEIEAFKSDYFYCEKCKNL, from the coding sequence TTGAAAATATCTTTCGCCAAAATCACAAATAATCAAATGCCGTTCGAGCTAAACTCGGACGGAGTAAATTTTAATGGCGAGCTCAAAAAAATAAACCAAAATTTAGTTAGCTGTAAAGGAAAAATCGTAGGCGAGATAGCCTATAACTGCGACCGATGCGGCGAAGACATAAATTTAAAGCTTGATGAAGACGTAAATTTGATATTAAGCGACGGAATTTATAAGGATAAAGAAGAAAATCTCGACGATGTAGTTGAGTTTTTCGACGGTTTTATAAATTTGGAAGAAGTATTAACAAGCGAAATAGAAGCTTTTAAGAGCGATTATTTTTATTGTGAAAAATGTAAAAATCTATAA
- the rpmF gene encoding 50S ribosomal protein L32, with the protein MAVPKRRVSHTRAAKRRTHYKVTLPVPVKDKDGSWKMPHRVNKTTGEY; encoded by the coding sequence ATGGCAGTACCTAAACGAAGAGTAAGTCATACTCGCGCGGCAAAGAGAAGAACGCACTACAAAGTAACGCTTCCGGTTCCCGTAAAAGATAAAGACGGCTCATGGAAAATGCCTCACCGCGTAAATAAAACTACCGGAGAGTATTAA
- the plsX gene encoding phosphate acyltransferase PlsX, which yields MTSICIDAMGGDFGPQPIIGGVIEALKEVKFEAVLVGDTKILESLVPQNLKQYVKFIQADEVVSMSDGATDALKRKESSIFKAIDLLKNKQTMAVVSAGHSGATMSLATLRVGRLKNVSRPAIATLMPNVTGGNTLVLDVGANVDCRPEHLFQFAIMGEAYAKEILKIKSPKLGLLSNGEESSKGNEATKEAFEMISKLDSFVGNAEGNQVFDGSVDVVICDGFVGNILLKTSEGVADAITKIIKKHVKKSPVAIAGSLLMKKVFKTLKQQVDYDEYGGAPLLGVSGCVIISHGKSTPKAIKNAIFQALKFANSDINKVIEDELSHFAK from the coding sequence ATGACCAGCATTTGCATTGACGCGATGGGCGGCGACTTCGGTCCGCAACCTATTATCGGCGGCGTGATCGAGGCTTTAAAAGAAGTAAAATTTGAAGCCGTTTTGGTAGGCGATACGAAAATTTTAGAAAGCCTCGTTCCGCAAAATTTAAAACAATACGTAAAATTTATTCAAGCCGACGAGGTCGTTTCTATGAGTGACGGCGCCACCGATGCGTTAAAGCGAAAAGAAAGCAGTATTTTTAAGGCTATCGATCTACTTAAAAATAAACAAACTATGGCCGTAGTTTCGGCAGGGCACAGCGGAGCTACGATGAGTCTTGCCACGCTTCGAGTCGGACGGCTTAAAAACGTCTCGCGTCCGGCGATAGCGACGCTAATGCCAAACGTAACCGGCGGCAATACGCTAGTTTTGGACGTCGGCGCAAACGTAGACTGCAGGCCGGAGCATCTATTTCAATTTGCGATAATGGGCGAAGCCTACGCAAAAGAAATTTTAAAAATAAAATCCCCTAAACTAGGACTTTTATCTAACGGCGAAGAGAGCAGTAAGGGCAACGAGGCGACCAAAGAAGCCTTTGAAATGATCTCAAAACTCGACAGCTTTGTTGGCAACGCCGAAGGAAATCAGGTTTTTGACGGAAGCGTCGATGTCGTTATTTGCGATGGATTCGTCGGAAATATCCTACTAAAAACAAGCGAAGGCGTAGCTGACGCGATAACTAAAATCATCAAAAAACATGTTAAAAAATCCCCGGTCGCTATAGCAGGCTCGCTTCTCATGAAAAAAGTTTTTAAAACTCTAAAACAGCAAGTTGATTACGACGAATATGGCGGCGCACCGCTACTTGGCGTGAGCGGCTGTGTCATAATAAGCCACGGTAAAAGCACACCAAAAGCTATAAAAAATGCGATATTTCAAGCTCTAAAATTCGCAAACTCCGATATAAACAAAGTTATCGAAGACGAGCTGTCGCACTTCGCAAAATGA
- a CDS encoding beta-ketoacyl-ACP synthase III, with the protein MPKASLISIAAYAPPKILTNFDLEKMVETNDEWIVKRTGISQRRIAQDEDTNELGTKAAKIALERANLTAKDIDAVICATISPDHFCMPSTACKIAKNLGINAITAFDISAACTGFIYLLELAKSLIESGSKKNVLIIGAEKLSKIVDWTDRTTCILFGDGAGAAVVSAGEENEIIDVHTAADGNYANLLITPGGEEKFIKMSGNEVFKIAVQTLTKDVVDILEKNQIPSDKIDLFIPHQANLRIIEAVKQRLNFTNDQCVVTVGKYGNTSSASIPMAMNDAYEAGRLKKGNLLLLDAFGGGFTWGSALLKFGGESYKK; encoded by the coding sequence ATGCCAAAAGCCTCGCTAATATCCATAGCCGCATACGCTCCGCCTAAAATTTTAACGAATTTCGACCTTGAAAAAATGGTGGAAACCAACGACGAATGGATAGTTAAACGCACCGGCATCAGCCAAAGACGCATAGCGCAGGATGAGGACACAAACGAGCTTGGCACGAAAGCGGCAAAAATAGCGCTTGAAAGGGCAAATTTGACGGCAAAAGATATCGATGCGGTTATCTGCGCGACTATCTCGCCCGATCACTTTTGTATGCCTTCGACGGCGTGCAAGATCGCTAAAAATTTAGGCATAAATGCCATTACCGCATTTGATATAAGCGCGGCATGCACTGGTTTTATTTATCTGCTTGAGCTTGCAAAATCGCTAATTGAGAGCGGAAGCAAAAAAAACGTATTGATAATCGGAGCCGAAAAGCTAAGTAAAATCGTAGATTGGACCGATAGAACGACTTGCATACTATTTGGCGACGGAGCAGGTGCGGCGGTCGTAAGCGCAGGCGAAGAAAACGAGATCATCGACGTTCATACCGCAGCCGACGGCAACTACGCAAATCTACTCATAACCCCAGGCGGCGAAGAAAAATTTATCAAAATGTCGGGTAATGAAGTCTTTAAAATTGCAGTCCAGACGCTAACCAAAGATGTCGTAGATATCCTAGAAAAAAATCAAATTCCAAGCGATAAAATAGATCTTTTTATACCTCATCAGGCAAATTTACGCATCATTGAGGCAGTCAAGCAGCGCTTAAATTTTACAAATGACCAGTGCGTTGTAACCGTCGGAAAATACGGCAACACAAGCTCGGCCTCCATACCGATGGCAATGAATGACGCATATGAAGCGGGCAGGCTTAAAAAGGGCAATTTGCTTTTATTAGATGCATTCGGCGGCGGCTTTACGTGGGGTTCGGCACTACTGAAATTCGGCGGCGAAAGTTACAAAAAATAA
- a CDS encoding DUF2920 family protein has translation MLEFKLCYDDEKPARALVFIVPGLGGDANENYREHLAQFVASEFNVAVASPNYHCIGNRPQTGATYFLNDSDKIILKNKCSKIGIEISGDIGYGALSALDAHISEIKASGGLPGDFRLQISVTLQPTKNEYQNFGVMQAQDVINAALFIKANPPFKSATDINELPVVLVGSSHGAYINALAAKFAPWLIDGLIDNSSYAKLNWELIGLGKEIDYLKFREYSTDIYFRNISIYVFTKTMWTLLNSSSPCYFSQAREDIRNILDAAHLKVQSEYPKPIYVGYHCAANDHCASPEEKAQLYEELRKLGFDATLHMIKDESELDSRFLKKLTHGLDMSIKLLIAKELPPMLEKIASREKRICKNKSIAYRSDDLEYKFSEKNGKINLEIKR, from the coding sequence TTGCTCGAATTTAAGCTCTGTTACGACGACGAAAAGCCCGCCAGAGCCCTAGTTTTTATAGTACCCGGTCTTGGCGGCGATGCGAATGAAAACTATAGAGAGCATTTAGCGCAGTTCGTGGCTAGCGAATTTAACGTAGCCGTGGCGAGTCCAAACTACCACTGCATCGGCAACAGGCCGCAAACGGGAGCGACCTATTTTTTAAACGATTCAGACAAAATAATCCTTAAAAATAAATGCTCTAAAATAGGCATAGAAATCTCAGGCGATATCGGCTACGGCGCGCTTTCGGCGCTAGATGCGCATATAAGCGAGATAAAAGCGAGCGGCGGTTTGCCCGGCGATTTTAGATTACAAATATCCGTCACGTTGCAACCCACTAAAAACGAATATCAAAATTTCGGCGTTATGCAAGCCCAAGACGTGATAAATGCCGCGCTTTTTATCAAGGCAAATCCGCCGTTTAAATCCGCGACCGATATAAACGAGCTGCCCGTAGTCCTAGTCGGCAGTTCGCACGGCGCCTACATAAATGCCTTGGCGGCAAAATTTGCGCCGTGGCTGATAGACGGCCTCATAGACAACAGCAGCTACGCGAAGCTAAACTGGGAGCTCATAGGCCTAGGCAAGGAGATAGATTATCTCAAATTTCGCGAATACTCCACCGATATATATTTTCGCAATATCAGCATTTACGTCTTTACCAAAACCATGTGGACGCTGCTAAATAGCTCATCGCCTTGCTATTTCTCGCAGGCGCGCGAGGATATACGAAACATCCTAGACGCCGCGCACCTAAAAGTCCAAAGCGAGTATCCAAAGCCTATTTACGTCGGCTATCACTGCGCCGCAAACGACCACTGCGCATCGCCCGAAGAAAAAGCGCAACTCTACGAGGAGCTGCGAAAGCTCGGCTTTGACGCGACCTTGCATATGATAAAAGACGAGAGCGAGCTTGACAGTAGATTTCTCAAAAAACTAACGCACGGCCTGGATATGTCTATCAAGCTTTTGATCGCTAAGGAGCTACCGCCGATGCTAGAAAAGATAGCGTCCCGCGAGAAGCGAATTTGCAAAAACAAAAGCATAGCCTATCGCTCGGACGATCTGGAATATAAATTTTCAGAGAAAAACGGTAAGATAAATTTGGAGATAAAAAGATAA
- the serC gene encoding 3-phosphoserine/phosphohydroxythreonine transaminase, producing the protein MNRKLNFSAGPSALPLSVLERAQSELTDYQGKGFSIMEISHRSKIFEEVHYGAMAKARELYGIGEEYDVLFLQGGAHLQFAMIPLNLAAKGVAQYADTGVWTSKAIKEAANIGVAYEVVASSKETSYDRIPEVKFSDDAAYGYLCTNNTIYGTQYRELPRSKAPLVVDASSDFFSRPVDFTDVGLLYGGAQKNAGPSGVTVVIIRKDLLERACMERTPTMLRYDTHAGAASLYNTPPTFGIYLLNLTLGWVQEQGGLAAINRINEQKAALLYGAIDGSDGFYNGHAQKDSRSLMNVSFTIANRELEAAFISESENAGMLGLKGHRHVGGIRASIYNAVSIENVRTLAEFMKEFARKNG; encoded by the coding sequence ATGAATAGAAAGCTAAATTTTAGCGCGGGCCCTTCGGCTCTGCCTCTTAGCGTGCTGGAGCGCGCGCAAAGTGAGCTCACCGACTATCAGGGCAAGGGCTTTTCGATAATGGAAATCAGCCACCGAAGCAAAATTTTTGAAGAGGTGCACTACGGCGCGATGGCGAAGGCGCGCGAGCTATACGGCATCGGCGAGGAGTACGACGTGCTATTTTTGCAAGGCGGCGCGCATTTGCAGTTTGCGATGATACCGCTAAATTTAGCCGCCAAAGGCGTCGCGCAGTACGCAGATACAGGCGTCTGGACGAGCAAGGCTATCAAAGAGGCCGCAAACATCGGCGTTGCCTACGAAGTAGTCGCTAGTAGCAAGGAAACCTCCTACGATCGCATCCCCGAGGTTAAATTTAGCGATGACGCCGCATACGGCTACCTCTGCACAAACAACACCATCTACGGCACGCAGTACCGCGAGCTGCCTCGCTCCAAAGCTCCGCTAGTAGTCGATGCGTCGAGCGATTTTTTCTCGCGGCCGGTTGATTTCACGGACGTGGGGCTGCTCTACGGCGGTGCGCAGAAAAATGCCGGCCCAAGCGGCGTAACCGTCGTCATCATCCGCAAGGACCTGCTAGAGCGAGCCTGCATGGAGCGCACTCCGACGATGCTTCGCTACGATACGCACGCCGGTGCCGCGTCGCTATACAACACGCCGCCGACGTTTGGCATATATCTGCTAAATTTGACGCTGGGCTGGGTGCAAGAGCAGGGCGGTCTAGCAGCGATAAACCGGATCAACGAGCAAAAGGCGGCGCTGCTTTACGGTGCGATCGACGGTTCGGACGGCTTTTACAATGGTCACGCGCAAAAGGATAGCCGCTCGCTAATGAACGTTAGCTTTACCATCGCAAACCGCGAGCTAGAGGCGGCCTTTATCTCCGAGTCCGAAAATGCGGGCATGCTGGGTCTAAAAGGACACCGTCACGTAGGCGGCATCAGAGCCTCGATATATAACGCCGTAAGTATCGAAAACGTGCGGACTTTGGCTGAGTTTATGAAAGAATTTGCTAGGAAAAACGGGTAA